One stretch of Coleofasciculus sp. FACHB-T130 DNA includes these proteins:
- a CDS encoding B12-binding domain-containing radical SAM protein has translation MRVLLLYPQFPKSFWSFDKALELIGRKVSLPPLGMITVAAILPQTWEFRLIDRNVRCETEADWAWADLVIISGMIVQKPDMLHLIREAKQRGKLVAVGGPYVTSVPNAAQEAGVDFLVLDEGEITLPLLVEALERGETEGVFRSNGEKPDVTNTPIPRFDLLELTAYNDMSVQFSRGCPFQCEFCDIIVLYGRKPRTKTPAQLLAELQALYDLGWRRSIFVVDDNFIGNKRNVKLLLRELGPWMAARGYPFRLSTEASVDLAQDEELLDLMVAANFSAVFLGIETPDTESLALTQKFQNTRNSLMESVQKINRAGLRVMAGFIIGFDGEKAGAGRRIIDFVEATAIPQALFSMLQALPNTALWHRLQKEGRLLEGSEEANIHQTTLTNFIPSRPLEELAREYVSCFWELYEPARYLARVHRHFLEMKPTPHKKKFRMPGFTDIKALFIICWRQGLKRNTRFQFWRQMFSIIQHNPGVFESYLINCAHIEHFIEYRQIVRDEIEAQLTEYLANKGTETPQEKVLAS, from the coding sequence ATGCGTGTACTGCTCCTCTATCCACAATTTCCCAAATCGTTCTGGTCTTTTGACAAAGCGCTAGAACTAATCGGACGGAAGGTATCGCTTCCTCCGCTGGGAATGATTACAGTCGCAGCGATTCTGCCCCAAACTTGGGAGTTCCGCTTAATAGACCGCAATGTTCGATGTGAGACTGAAGCAGACTGGGCTTGGGCAGACCTCGTCATCATCTCCGGGATGATTGTCCAGAAACCCGATATGCTACACCTGATCCGCGAAGCGAAGCAGCGCGGCAAATTGGTAGCGGTCGGTGGTCCCTACGTTACCTCAGTTCCAAATGCGGCACAGGAAGCCGGAGTAGACTTTCTGGTTTTAGACGAAGGCGAGATTACCCTGCCGCTCTTAGTCGAGGCTTTAGAACGGGGTGAAACCGAGGGGGTATTCCGTTCCAATGGCGAAAAGCCGGATGTCACGAACACACCCATTCCCAGATTCGACCTGCTGGAGCTAACAGCCTACAACGATATGTCGGTGCAGTTTTCGCGGGGTTGCCCCTTTCAGTGCGAGTTCTGCGACATCATTGTCCTGTATGGGCGCAAGCCACGCACGAAAACCCCCGCGCAACTGCTCGCTGAGTTACAAGCTCTGTATGATTTGGGCTGGCGGCGCTCCATTTTTGTCGTTGATGACAACTTCATCGGCAACAAGCGCAACGTTAAGCTCTTGCTGCGCGAACTCGGTCCCTGGATGGCGGCTCGCGGCTACCCCTTCCGCCTTTCGACGGAAGCCTCGGTGGACTTAGCACAGGATGAGGAATTGCTGGATTTGATGGTCGCTGCCAACTTCAGTGCAGTGTTTTTGGGCATCGAAACACCAGACACAGAGAGTCTGGCTCTGACTCAAAAATTCCAAAATACGCGCAATTCCCTGATGGAATCGGTTCAGAAAATCAATCGGGCGGGTTTGCGCGTGATGGCTGGTTTCATCATTGGTTTTGATGGTGAAAAGGCTGGAGCAGGTCGTCGGATTATTGATTTTGTGGAAGCGACAGCAATTCCTCAAGCACTGTTCAGTATGCTTCAGGCTTTGCCCAATACAGCGCTGTGGCATCGACTTCAAAAAGAGGGTCGTTTGCTGGAGGGGAGTGAAGAGGCGAATATCCACCAGACAACGCTTACCAATTTTATCCCCAGTCGTCCTTTAGAAGAATTGGCTCGTGAATACGTCAGTTGCTTCTGGGAACTGTATGAACCAGCTCGCTATCTGGCACGAGTCCATCGACACTTCCTAGAAATGAAGCCGACTCCTCACAAGAAGAAGTTCCGAATGCCGGGATTCACAGATATCAAGGCATTATTTATTATTTGTTGGCGACAGGGGCTGAAGCGCAATACACGCTTCCAGTTTTGGCGTCAGATGTTCTCTATCATCCAGCACAATCCGGGTGTATTTGAGTCTTATTTAATTAATTGCGCCCATATTGAGCATTTCATCGAGTACCGTCAAATTGTGCGCGACGAAATCGAAGCTCAGCTTACCGAATATCTAGCGAACAAAGGAACAGAAACTCCTCAAGAAAAGGTTCTGGCAAGCTAA
- a CDS encoding aminotransferase class I/II-fold pyridoxal phosphate-dependent enzyme has translation MQIVKEYVQHWYESGLDPDEYICHQKQGNTVEIEDAATGERQTVLSFCTNDVLGLVHEEAVKQGAIDAILKYGTSNSSCSVLSGRIDLHRQLEDEISAFKHLPHTQLFLNAWMAMQALMDAFCHLAIPVPGFQNTRETLILTDVLNHGCIVSAVVNAGTRSGKVFGNSPRTRVKAYRHCNVEDLARKLHRYARPGDRILVVSDAVFSMDGDIAPLLDMIGVLQKYEGSVLVMDEAHASGAIGATGRGIYEHFGILPSYAIERGVVPLIMTTFSKFAASAGAAISSHVAELKPLLNVSPTSIGTISLPPPTTAAALESIRIVRQQPERVQKLQENTRYLRSRLAENDFAAIGETNVVPVILPSEINPKVFGRQLLQERGLWVSPIWFIAKPRLRITVNALHTHEEMDRLVAGMVAVRDLLYKPTISA, from the coding sequence GTGCAAATTGTCAAAGAATATGTCCAGCATTGGTACGAGAGCGGACTTGACCCCGATGAATATATCTGTCATCAGAAGCAGGGGAATACCGTCGAGATTGAAGACGCGGCGACGGGTGAGCGTCAAACCGTTCTCAGCTTCTGCACCAATGATGTTTTAGGGTTAGTTCACGAAGAAGCCGTTAAGCAAGGTGCCATTGATGCCATCCTGAAATACGGAACCTCAAACAGCTCCTGCTCCGTCTTGAGCGGTCGAATCGATCTGCATCGACAGCTAGAGGACGAGATTTCAGCCTTTAAGCATCTACCCCACACCCAGCTATTTCTGAACGCTTGGATGGCGATGCAAGCCTTAATGGATGCCTTCTGCCACCTGGCAATTCCCGTGCCGGGATTCCAGAACACTCGCGAAACTTTAATTCTCACCGATGTCCTCAATCATGGCTGCATTGTCTCAGCCGTCGTCAATGCGGGGACTCGTTCCGGAAAAGTGTTTGGCAATAGCCCCCGCACCCGTGTAAAAGCTTACCGCCATTGTAATGTGGAGGATTTAGCGCGGAAACTGCATCGATATGCCCGACCTGGCGATCGCATTCTGGTTGTATCCGATGCCGTATTCTCAATGGATGGGGATATCGCGCCGCTGCTCGACATGATCGGTGTCCTGCAAAAATACGAGGGCAGCGTGCTGGTAATGGATGAAGCTCATGCCAGCGGTGCCATTGGAGCCACGGGAAGAGGGATCTACGAGCATTTTGGCATTTTGCCCAGTTATGCGATTGAGCGGGGCGTCGTGCCGCTGATTATGACGACTTTCTCTAAGTTTGCCGCCTCAGCCGGAGCCGCCATTAGCAGCCACGTCGCAGAGTTAAAACCCCTGCTGAATGTTTCTCCTACCTCAATTGGAACTATTTCTTTACCGCCACCAACCACGGCGGCTGCCTTAGAAAGCATCCGTATCGTTCGTCAACAGCCAGAACGAGTCCAAAAGCTACAGGAAAATACCCGATACTTGCGATCGCGCTTAGCTGAAAATGATTTTGCCGCAATTGGCGAGACCAACGTTGTCCCAGTCATTTTACCGTCAGAGATTAATCCCAAGGTCTTTGGCAGACAACTTTTGCAAGAGCGCGGTCTTTGGGTCTCTCCGATTTGGTTTATTGCCAAACCCCGCCTCCGCATTACCGTCAACGCTCTCCACACTCACGAGGAAATGGATCGTTTGGTGGCAGGAATGGTAGCCGTTCGGGACTTATTGTATAAACCAACGATTAGTGCATAG
- a CDS encoding aromatic ring-hydroxylating dioxygenase subunit alpha has translation MELATTLTSQTVQNAVREVGINGNHWYPVGWADQLKPGEIKPVVIWQQAIAIFRDTQGNLHALEDACPHKGIALHKGTVQGCNLACAYHGWEFDGEGHCVSIPYLPDTQKLPRAQARSYPVQEKYNLIWIFPGDRALATTCQPPDIPEFDEPDWLMVPVNAHFQAHFSICNENTMDVFHGFLHQKLQGWFDPVLTSLRETDAAVCAEYNVSYKGRMAQFLGLSDRADQVTTLPISIQYRYPHFYTVLQGVSALYLMRLPVGLTESRSFAFFFFKVRLPKWVLNPLKPWLQILLPRFVLLKFLAQDIEMIESEQRTYLADPQRRYVEINPAIIAIQRLIVRQYEKFVQESSQSQNHQGKSEKSISFAEANALAFGNPSGERAHSANAREPSELTQENLIG, from the coding sequence ATGGAACTGGCTACGACGCTAACCAGCCAGACCGTTCAGAATGCTGTTCGAGAGGTGGGCATCAATGGGAATCACTGGTATCCGGTGGGTTGGGCAGACCAACTGAAGCCCGGTGAAATCAAGCCTGTGGTTATTTGGCAGCAAGCGATCGCAATTTTTCGCGATACTCAAGGGAATCTCCATGCCTTAGAGGATGCTTGCCCTCACAAAGGCATCGCACTCCACAAGGGCACCGTCCAAGGGTGTAACTTAGCGTGTGCTTATCATGGCTGGGAATTTGACGGTGAAGGTCATTGTGTCAGCATTCCCTATCTTCCCGACACCCAAAAACTTCCCCGCGCCCAAGCCCGCAGTTATCCAGTGCAAGAAAAATATAATCTTATCTGGATCTTCCCTGGCGATCGCGCTCTCGCCACCACCTGTCAGCCGCCAGATATCCCTGAATTTGATGAGCCAGATTGGTTAATGGTGCCCGTGAATGCCCACTTCCAAGCCCATTTTTCCATCTGCAACGAAAACACGATGGACGTTTTTCATGGTTTTCTGCACCAAAAATTGCAGGGTTGGTTCGATCCGGTGTTAACGAGTCTGCGAGAGACAGACGCGGCAGTCTGCGCCGAATACAATGTTTCCTACAAAGGTCGCATGGCTCAGTTTCTCGGATTGAGCGATCGCGCTGACCAAGTCACCACCTTACCGATCTCGATTCAGTATCGCTACCCACACTTTTATACCGTTCTCCAGGGAGTTTCCGCCCTATACTTGATGCGATTGCCCGTCGGCTTAACTGAGAGCCGATCTTTTGCCTTTTTCTTTTTCAAAGTCCGCCTGCCAAAATGGGTACTCAACCCGCTCAAGCCTTGGTTGCAAATCCTGCTCCCGCGCTTTGTGTTGTTGAAATTTCTCGCCCAAGACATTGAGATGATCGAAAGCGAGCAGCGAACCTACTTAGCCGATCCCCAGCGACGTTATGTAGAAATTAACCCAGCAATTATTGCTATCCAGCGGCTAATTGTCCGGCAATATGAGAAATTTGTGCAAGAATCTAGTCAATCGCAAAATCATCAGGGGAAGTCAGAAAAGTCTATTTCTTTTGCTGAGGCGAATGCGCTAGCCTTCGGCAACCCCTCCGGGGAACGCGCACACTCCGCGAACGCCAGAGAGCCATCTGAACTCACCCAAGAAAATCTAATCGGATGA
- a CDS encoding MFS transporter, whose amino-acid sequence MLGDRRLLVLLAAGSLTTMTGGVIAPILPEMVQQLHLDPAFAGNLVSLHCLTIALFSPLLGILADRVGRLRVLIPSLILYAVLGTAGAFMQTLTPLLVMRGLLGIASGGIAAASLGLLGNLYEGEARSQALGYATSTLTLTGIAFPLLGGWVGATHWQYAFYLYGLGLPLAFLVALILKEKPPKLRVKERATDSNQKLGKIIGQSHALQLLLTLCLASVAMYAVVIYAPLYLKATIGAGASLNGIVLASRAVGAAAVSAFAAKGLAKRLGLNRATATGFALMALTLATIPLLSQLLWILITAVLFGVGFGIVLPNLYSALADLAPSQLRSSVLAIGTGAGFLGQFLSPILLGPAINYGGLPGVFYGAASVSMVAGLLLFFGSKDKFNRDPLEV is encoded by the coding sequence ATGTTGGGCGATCGCAGACTGTTAGTGCTGCTGGCAGCAGGCTCCCTGACGACCATGACGGGGGGAGTCATTGCGCCAATTTTGCCAGAAATGGTGCAACAACTTCACCTCGATCCCGCGTTTGCCGGTAACTTGGTGAGCCTCCATTGCCTGACGATTGCCCTATTCAGCCCATTGCTAGGGATTTTGGCAGATCGAGTGGGTCGATTACGGGTGCTAATTCCTTCCCTGATTCTCTACGCAGTGTTAGGCACGGCAGGAGCTTTCATGCAAACGCTGACGCCGCTGTTAGTGATGCGGGGGTTGCTGGGTATCGCCAGTGGGGGGATTGCGGCGGCGAGTCTGGGCTTGCTGGGGAATCTGTATGAAGGCGAAGCGCGCTCGCAAGCTTTAGGTTACGCGACCAGTACCCTCACCCTGACGGGTATTGCTTTCCCGCTTTTAGGGGGCTGGGTGGGTGCCACTCACTGGCAATACGCTTTTTATCTGTATGGGCTGGGGTTGCCGCTGGCGTTTTTGGTTGCTTTAATTTTGAAAGAAAAGCCACCGAAGCTTCGGGTTAAAGAACGCGCCACGGATTCAAACCAAAAGCTGGGTAAAATCATCGGACAGTCCCACGCCTTGCAGTTGTTACTGACCCTTTGCTTAGCCTCAGTGGCAATGTATGCCGTCGTTATTTACGCACCCCTTTACCTCAAGGCAACGATAGGGGCAGGAGCATCTCTCAATGGGATTGTCCTGGCATCGCGGGCAGTTGGGGCAGCTGCTGTCTCCGCTTTTGCTGCCAAGGGCCTCGCCAAGCGACTCGGTTTAAATCGAGCCACCGCAACCGGATTTGCCCTGATGGCATTAACCTTGGCAACCATCCCACTGCTGTCCCAACTCCTCTGGATTTTGATAACAGCGGTACTCTTCGGGGTGGGATTTGGGATTGTGCTACCCAACCTGTATAGCGCTTTAGCCGATCTCGCCCCCTCACAACTCCGGTCTAGCGTGCTGGCAATCGGAACGGGTGCCGGTTTCCTCGGACAGTTCCTCTCCCCGATTCTCCTAGGGCCAGCGATCAATTATGGCGGCTTGCCAGGGGTTTTTTATGGGGCAGCGAGTGTCTCGATGGTGGCAGGATTGCTGCTTTTCTTTGGTAGCAAAGACAAATTTAATCGCGATCCTCTGGAAGTCTAA
- a CDS encoding cupin-like domain-containing protein, translated as METKSENVIKLDLEKRVKPIERVDISSITPEIFFEKYQKTGTPVIMTGLLESEGDWNLDYLCEKFGNQELMFRNPGREREKQEKRKWKSIGSGVNLQSMPFTEYAEMLRNHKAHENDINLGKCPLKNTPLADTQSLKTIGSRLGLTKPASELNIYVAPGGHRSGLHYDSVDGTLMQLHGAKKIVFFPPSETYNLYPFPVYIHLRHGLKLRSWFSQVDLENPDFNSLPKFKEALQHKREVILERGETLYIPAGWWHEVIGLGDEMVCAVNRFWRIYPTSRAVFSWSRWRAACGMIFALPYTFLNLAIALGSRNRKQKISKISHRM; from the coding sequence ATGGAAACCAAATCGGAAAATGTCATAAAATTAGACTTGGAAAAGCGGGTCAAGCCAATCGAACGAGTGGATATTTCATCGATAACACCAGAAATATTTTTTGAAAAATATCAAAAAACCGGAACTCCTGTTATCATGACGGGCTTATTGGAAAGTGAAGGTGACTGGAATCTAGACTATTTATGTGAAAAATTTGGCAATCAAGAGTTAATGTTCCGGAATCCAGGGCGGGAAAGAGAAAAGCAGGAAAAGCGCAAATGGAAAAGCATCGGCAGTGGCGTGAATTTGCAAAGTATGCCATTCACAGAATATGCAGAGATGTTGCGTAACCATAAGGCTCATGAAAATGACATTAACCTAGGAAAATGTCCCCTCAAAAATACTCCGCTTGCAGATACCCAGTCTTTAAAAACAATTGGCTCTCGGCTGGGTTTAACGAAGCCTGCAAGCGAACTGAACATCTATGTAGCTCCGGGAGGTCATCGTTCAGGCTTACATTATGACTCAGTGGACGGCACGCTGATGCAACTGCATGGTGCCAAAAAAATAGTGTTTTTTCCACCCTCAGAGACATACAATCTCTATCCATTTCCGGTGTATATTCATTTGCGCCACGGCTTAAAATTGCGTTCTTGGTTTAGTCAGGTGGATCTGGAAAACCCCGACTTTAACTCATTGCCAAAATTCAAGGAAGCACTCCAGCATAAACGCGAAGTAATCCTTGAGCGAGGGGAAACGCTTTATATTCCTGCCGGTTGGTGGCATGAAGTCATCGGATTGGGCGATGAAATGGTGTGTGCAGTCAATCGTTTCTGGAGGATATATCCTACATCACGAGCCGTGTTCTCTTGGAGTCGATGGCGTGCAGCTTGTGGAATGATATTTGCATTACCCTATACTTTTTTAAATTTAGCGATCGCGTTAGGCAGCCGCAACAGAAAACAAAAAATTAGCAAGATTTCCCATAGGATGTAA
- a CDS encoding Mpo1-like protein has product MSYFQEAKAHFVASHQHPINQFLHHLTNVLAIAAVGFLFYDWRLTLVCLVLTQVFALGGHAVFEKNHPAFVKYPGITILVSLMWSFENWFGLRQVWTYLNRKQKALN; this is encoded by the coding sequence TTGAGCTACTTCCAGGAGGCTAAAGCCCACTTTGTTGCGAGTCATCAGCATCCCATCAACCAGTTTCTGCACCACTTGACTAATGTGCTAGCGATCGCCGCTGTGGGTTTTCTGTTTTATGATTGGCGGTTAACGCTTGTGTGTTTAGTCCTCACCCAAGTATTCGCTTTGGGCGGTCATGCTGTCTTCGAGAAGAATCACCCGGCTTTTGTCAAGTACCCCGGCATTACCATCCTGGTTTCCCTCATGTGGTCTTTTGAGAACTGGTTTGGACTGCGCCAAGTTTGGACATACTTGAATCGCAAGCAGAAAGCGTTGAATTAA
- a CDS encoding GH3 auxin-responsive promoter family protein: protein MANLLLPVLTTIAERARANFVKKTRRTSAVQEQLLKELLQAHKDTELGRKYGLRDIKTIEQFQQQIPILPYSSYEPYTERIAQGEKNILTPDPVVYLNTTSGSTGNQKLIPVTQRFQNSLGWANLTCIGFLGEALRSQDRKFGKLLVTNTAQITGRTSGGIEYGPGGTGVLRMGKFLYEQLFAHPYETLQAADSITRHYLCFLFALRDRSMRGIGANFPMLILRICNYLERYAEDLIRDIETGTIASWLTLEPELRAKLERQWSANPGRAAQLREILKSEGRLTPKLAWPELSFTATARGGTSDFYFERFPSYFDDIPSFGAVFASAEGTFSIYHDLNNDGSILAIEAGFFEFIPQDQWEEEHPKTLLATEVKAGELYRILMTNYSGFYRYDIGDVVEVLGFYEQAPLIVFRHRRGGILSSTTEKTTEFHATQVMQSLQQEFGLPLEDFCITLSENEFPAHYLVNIELVDGHILSDRLAFLASFDRKLKETNVYYQSKRKDQVPPPRLRILAPGSFAKVRQRQVERGIPDSQLKFPHISEDRNFLAGLEVEQEVRLPEDRD from the coding sequence ATGGCAAATCTATTGCTACCAGTTTTGACAACGATTGCTGAACGTGCCAGGGCGAATTTTGTGAAAAAAACTCGCAGGACTTCTGCTGTACAGGAGCAGTTATTAAAGGAGCTATTGCAGGCTCATAAAGATACCGAATTAGGTCGCAAATATGGGCTGAGAGATATCAAAACAATCGAGCAATTTCAACAACAGATTCCGATTCTGCCTTACAGCAGCTATGAACCCTATACTGAACGCATTGCCCAAGGTGAAAAAAATATTTTAACGCCAGATCCGGTCGTTTATCTCAATACGACCAGTGGCTCGACGGGAAATCAGAAATTAATCCCGGTGACTCAGCGATTTCAGAACTCGTTGGGATGGGCGAATCTGACTTGCATCGGCTTTTTAGGTGAGGCGCTGCGTTCGCAAGATCGAAAATTTGGCAAACTGTTAGTCACCAACACCGCCCAAATCACGGGACGCACCAGTGGCGGGATTGAATATGGGCCGGGAGGTACAGGCGTCCTCCGCATGGGCAAATTTCTCTACGAACAACTCTTTGCCCATCCTTACGAAACCCTACAAGCAGCGGATAGTATCACCCGCCATTATCTTTGCTTCTTATTTGCCCTGCGCGATCGCTCGATGCGCGGAATCGGAGCCAATTTTCCCATGCTCATCCTGCGAATCTGCAACTATTTAGAGCGCTACGCGGAAGATTTGATCCGAGACATCGAAACCGGAACCATTGCCAGTTGGTTAACACTCGAACCCGAACTTCGAGCCAAATTGGAACGGCAATGGTCAGCAAATCCAGGTCGCGCCGCTCAATTGCGGGAAATCTTAAAATCAGAGGGACGGCTTACCCCAAAACTAGCATGGCCTGAGCTATCTTTTACCGCCACCGCGCGGGGAGGAACCTCAGATTTTTACTTTGAGCGATTTCCCTCCTACTTTGACGACATCCCTAGCTTTGGGGCTGTTTTCGCCTCCGCTGAAGGCACCTTTAGTATTTACCACGACCTCAACAACGATGGCAGCATCTTAGCCATTGAAGCAGGCTTTTTTGAATTTATCCCGCAAGACCAGTGGGAGGAAGAGCATCCCAAAACCTTACTTGCCACGGAAGTGAAAGCGGGAGAACTGTACCGGATTCTGATGACCAACTATAGCGGCTTCTACCGTTACGATATTGGTGATGTTGTAGAAGTTCTGGGCTTTTACGAGCAGGCTCCTCTGATTGTATTTCGTCACCGTCGAGGCGGGATTTTGTCTTCCACGACGGAAAAGACGACCGAATTTCATGCCACTCAAGTGATGCAAAGCCTGCAACAAGAATTTGGCTTGCCATTAGAGGATTTTTGTATCACTTTGTCCGAAAATGAGTTCCCCGCCCATTATCTAGTGAATATTGAACTCGTTGACGGTCATATTTTGAGCGATCGCCTTGCTTTTTTAGCCAGCTTTGACCGTAAACTAAAGGAAACTAACGTTTACTATCAATCCAAACGCAAGGATCAGGTGCCTCCTCCCCGACTGCGAATTCTGGCTCCTGGCAGCTTTGCCAAAGTTCGCCAACGTCAAGTAGAAAGGGGAATTCCGGATTCTCAACTAAAATTTCCCCATATTAGCGAAGATCGGAATTTTCTAGCTGGACTGGAAGTGGAGCAAGAGGTTAGACTTCCAGAGGATCGCGATTAA
- a CDS encoding sterol desaturase family protein produces MSLLAKLSVGIACFTLAFILASLVEYWLHRLMHVSPRIGERHRDHHRRNEGQGVLWEFRDYVRGSLLVMCLMFFYSWEAGIGWFLGGLFYAAFSAYAHQLQHENPTKCFWMKMPVHYVHHKYGMWHHNFGLAVDWWDRVFGTYKPVEWLGEEELSQQPRGYLQLRWR; encoded by the coding sequence ATGAGCTTATTAGCAAAGCTTTCTGTAGGAATCGCTTGTTTTACTTTGGCGTTTATCTTGGCAAGTTTAGTGGAATATTGGCTACATCGCTTGATGCACGTCTCGCCTCGGATTGGCGAACGTCATCGAGATCATCACCGTCGTAACGAAGGACAGGGGGTGTTGTGGGAGTTTCGAGACTATGTTAGGGGCAGTTTGCTGGTAATGTGTTTGATGTTTTTCTACTCGTGGGAGGCTGGAATCGGTTGGTTCCTCGGTGGCTTATTCTATGCTGCATTTTCAGCCTATGCCCATCAGCTACAGCACGAAAACCCCACCAAGTGCTTCTGGATGAAGATGCCAGTTCACTACGTGCATCACAAGTATGGAATGTGGCATCACAATTTTGGTTTGGCGGTAGATTGGTGGGATCGGGTTTTCGGCACTTACAAGCCAGTAGAATGGCTGGGCGAAGAGGAACTGAGTCAACAGCCACGGGGTTATTTGCAACTCCGGTGGCGGTAG
- a CDS encoding amidohydrolase family protein — MYQGLLVIDADAHKIENPLVMRDYLEPEYRDRIGLAIDSLGDQRARIVDFNPATGKNDFMRMFPQPQGLGKGGFRNLHPDTTLGAMFNRVRIEHMDREGIDIQVIYGTLNLVFSSLLDKDFAIALCRAYNNYIADDCRGYDNRLKPIGVLPLQDVDAAVAEMHRCINELGMISVAVAPNLPIPHPKAPQAFPDIRTCKAISHPDFRPILQAAADLDIGLGIHGGPGSYMVGGISDHVETFVLTHIFVQRNQQQLALARMVFDGAFEQFPSLRVGFLEGGCGWVPDLAHAFHEHWEKRIRDFDPKHPYRPSLMEFTKLMIQERGTHNNINLISQAKNLFDLLWNAQHDPAQIEDASLYEHYDLRHRDPLEYFERGQIFTSFESDDPGPAYLHIAMGEIGKHLACFSGDYGHWDGVLHDCVKDAATVADYDREHLELLLSGNALALYGDRLRQSAPNQIADAASLNSTVN; from the coding sequence ATGTATCAAGGTCTACTGGTAATTGATGCAGATGCCCATAAAATAGAAAATCCTTTAGTAATGCGGGATTATCTAGAGCCAGAGTATCGCGATCGCATCGGTTTAGCGATTGATAGTCTTGGCGACCAACGGGCGAGAATCGTAGACTTTAATCCCGCAACAGGTAAAAACGACTTTATGCGGATGTTTCCGCAACCTCAAGGACTGGGGAAAGGTGGCTTTCGCAACCTGCATCCCGATACAACTTTGGGGGCAATGTTCAATCGAGTGCGGATTGAACACATGGATCGAGAAGGCATTGACATCCAGGTAATCTACGGCACGCTCAACTTAGTCTTTTCGAGCTTATTGGATAAGGACTTTGCGATCGCGCTGTGTCGTGCTTACAACAACTACATTGCCGACGACTGTCGGGGTTACGATAACCGGCTCAAACCGATTGGTGTATTGCCTCTACAGGATGTAGATGCCGCGGTTGCTGAAATGCACCGTTGCATCAACGAACTGGGCATGATTAGCGTCGCCGTTGCCCCAAACCTACCGATTCCCCATCCGAAAGCGCCTCAAGCTTTCCCCGATATCCGCACCTGTAAAGCGATTAGCCATCCTGACTTCCGCCCTATCCTGCAAGCAGCCGCCGATTTGGATATTGGTCTGGGCATTCATGGAGGGCCGGGATCTTACATGGTGGGGGGGATTTCCGATCATGTGGAAACCTTTGTTCTGACGCACATTTTTGTGCAGCGAAACCAGCAACAATTGGCTTTAGCCAGAATGGTTTTTGATGGGGCGTTTGAGCAATTCCCCTCCCTGCGGGTTGGCTTTTTAGAAGGCGGTTGTGGTTGGGTGCCGGATCTTGCCCATGCTTTCCACGAGCATTGGGAAAAACGCATCCGTGACTTTGACCCCAAGCATCCCTATCGTCCTTCCCTGATGGAATTCACCAAGCTGATGATTCAGGAAAGAGGCACTCACAACAATATCAACCTGATTAGTCAGGCAAAAAATCTCTTCGATCTCCTGTGGAATGCTCAGCATGACCCGGCTCAGATTGAGGATGCAAGTCTTTATGAGCATTACGATCTCCGCCATCGAGATCCTTTGGAATACTTCGAGCGGGGTCAAATCTTTACTTCCTTTGAATCAGACGATCCAGGCCCTGCTTATCTTCACATTGCGATGGGAGAAATTGGCAAACATCTGGCTTGCTTCTCTGGAGATTATGGGCACTGGGATGGGGTACTCCATGACTGTGTCAAGGATGCTGCAACTGTTGCTGATTATGACCGGGAGCATTTAGAACTATTGCTTAGCGGCAATGCACTGGCTCTGTATGGCGATCGCCTGCGCCAATCTGCGCCGAATCAAATCGCTGATGCAGCCAGCCTGAACAGTACGGTTAATTAG